A window of the Hordeum vulgare subsp. vulgare chromosome 5H, MorexV3_pseudomolecules_assembly, whole genome shotgun sequence genome harbors these coding sequences:
- the LOC123396515 gene encoding uncharacterized protein LOC123396515, whose amino-acid sequence MLAMRWPWPPAARKFSVRLVVRRAEGLPATDADAEARMAVELKWKGPKARWKGLRVCRNRTRLEAPAAPALEAEAESSAAAVEWDEEFEDVVTLTAASHRKPAAAFHPWDLSFSVLNDSNKGPKGELVLGTASLNLADYTSAAEEDVEIILPLSVPNGTPESSPSLHLTLSLVELRLPHQSPDAAQRSVACVPLSPSSGDSVPSGKDEHSVIKAGLRKVKIITDLVSTRRSKKAKREDDSSDKYVHSDGAEYPCVIDSDDDLDDRQRDDDLGGSTVRKSFSYGSLQSVNVAGGLFYAHARVDGEHEDWIYYSHRISDAGYHVEKEPSSTSEENSSVVIRRKRSILPWRKVKLPKKGEPLLKNKNGEEGGDDIDYDRRLLTSSDESVSGGSSGSVSTMESVFGDDNFVVGNWESKEVLSRDGHLKLSTQVFFASIDQRSERAAGESACTALVAVIADWFQANQELMPIRSQFDSLIREGSLEWRKLCETETYRERFPDKHFDLETVLHAKIRPLTVAPNKSFVGFFQPESAEDGSGFDFLDGAMSFDNIWEEISQAAEASTTEKPTLYVVSWNDHFFVLKVEADAYYIIDTLGERLYEGCNQAYILKFDDKTTIHREPAEKKEGSPDSSAAHHKDSATESSSTEQDSGTDTEESELVLKGKEACKEYIKSFLAAIPIRELQADIKKGLMASTPLHHRLQIEFHYTEACPREITLPAPVPVIEAPFEFCWPDPPPAMEFPLAPAVAVV is encoded by the exons ATGCTGGCGATGCGGTGGCCGTGGCCGCCGGCGGCGAGGAAGTTCAGCGTGCGGCTGGTGGTGCGGCGGGCGGAGGGCCTGCCGGCGACGGACGCGGACGCCGAGGCCAGGATGGCCGTCGAGCTCAAGTGGAAGGGCCCCAAGGCCAGGTGGAAGGGCCTCCGGGTCTGCCGCAACCGCACGCGCCTCGAGGCGCCCGCGGCACCGGCgttggaggcggaggcggagtccTCGGCGGCGGCCGTGGAGTGGGACGAGGAGTTCGAGGACGTTGTCACCCTCACCGCGGCATCGCACCGCAAGCCCGCCGCCGCGTTCCACCCCTGGGACCTCTCCTTCTCCGTCCTCAAT GATTCGAATAAAGGCCCAAAAGGTGAATTAGTTTTGGGAACTGCATCACTGAACCTAGCAGATTACACATCTGCTGCTGAAGAGGATGTTGAGATTATCCTCCCATTATCGGTGCCCAATGGCACACCTGAGTCTTCCCCATCACTTCAT CTCACTCTGAGTTTGGTGGAACTAAGGCTTCCTCACCAATCACCAGATGCAGCACAGCGTTCTGTTGCTTGTGtcccattgtcaccatcatcTGGTGACTCTGTTCCTTCTGGAAAAGATGAGCATTCTGTTATTAAAGCTGGGCTGAGAAAGGTGAAAATCATCACTGATCTTGTGTCGACTCGGAGGTCTAAGAAGGCTAAGAGAGAGGATGACAGCAGTGATAAGTATGTTCATAGTGACGGTGCCGAATACCCTTGTGTTATTGACTCTGATGATGATCTAGATGATAGACAGAGGGATGATGACTTAGGGGGTTCAACTGTCAGGAAGTCCTTCAGCTATGGTTCGCTGCAGTCTGTGAATGTAGCTGGAGGCCTCTTTTATGCACATGCAAGGGTTGATGGAGAGCACGAGGACTGGATATATTACAGTCACCGTATATCTGATGCTGGCTATCATGTAGAGAAAGAGCCATCATCCACTTCAGAGGAGAATTCCTCGGTAGTTATTCGGCGAAAAAGGAGCATACTTCCTTGGAGAAAGGTCAAACTGCCGAAGAAAGGAGAACCGTTATTGAAGAACAAGAATGGAGAAGAGGGTGGCGATGATATTGACTATGATCGTCGGCTATTAACCTCTTCTGATGAATCCGTTTCCGGG GGATCAAGTGGTTCTGTTAGTACTATGGAGTCAGTATTTGGCGATGACAATTTTGTTGTGGGGAACTGGGAGTCAAAGGAGGTACTTAGTCGTGATGGGCATTTGAAGCTTTCCACCCAGGTGTTCTTCGCATCAATAGACCAGAGGAGTGAACGGGCTGCTGGGGAGAGTGCCTGCACCGCACTGGTGGCTGTCATCGCGGACTGGTTCCAGGCAAACCAGGAGCTGATGCCAATCCGCTCACAGTTTGACAGCCTCATCCGAGAAGGGTCTCTAGAGTGGAGAAAACTTTGTGAGACTGAGACCTATAGAGAGCGCTTCCCTGACAAGCACTTTGATCTTGAGACAGTACTTCATGCCAAGATCCGCCCGCTCACAGTTGCTCCTAACAAGTCATTCGTTGGGTTTTTCCAGCCTGAAAGTGCAGAGGATGGCAGTGGATTTGACTTCCTTGATGGTGCCATGTCATTCGATAACATCTGGGAAGAGATCAGCCAAGCAGCGGAGGCTTCTACGACTGAGAAGCCTACTCTTTATGTTGTCAGCTGGAACGACCATTTTTTCGTCCTTAAGGTCGAGGCTGATGCATACTACATCATCGATACACTTGGTGAGAGGCTATATGAAGGTTGCAACCAGGCATACATCTTGAAGTTCGATGACAAGACCACAATTCACAGAGAGCCCGCTGAGAAGAAAGAAGGCAGCCCTGACTCCAGCGCAGCACACCACAAGGATTCTGCTACGGAAAGCTCCTCCACCGAGCAGGACAGCGGGACCGACACCGAGGAGAGCGAGCTTGTGCTAAAGGGCAAGGAGGCATGCAAGGAGTACATCAAGAGCTTCCTGGCCGCCATCCCGATCCGCGAGCTGCAGGCCGACATCAAGAAGGGGCTCATGGCATCCACGCCGCTGCACCACCGCCTCCAGATCGAGTTCCACTACACCGAGGCCTGCCCCAGAGAGATCACCCTCCCGGCCCCGGTCCCCGTGATCGAGGCCCCCTTCGAGTTTTGCTGGCCCGACCCGCCGCCCGCCATGGAGTTTCCCCTGGCACCTGCAGTTGCGGTTGTATAG